The Impatiens glandulifera unplaced genomic scaffold, dImpGla2.1, whole genome shotgun sequence DNA segment atagatagattagATTAGATTCATGGATTTGATATTGGGAAACTGGTTTTCAGTGTTATCTGCAAATGGTGATACAAAACTGGTGATGAAAGGAATTACACATGGAGCTTGTGATTATTTGCTTAAACCAGTTAGGATTGAAGAACTGAAGAACATATGGCAACATGTTATCAGGAGGAAGAAGAATGATCCAAAAGATCAActggttaataataataataataataataatgataagaaTCAACTTGAGGTTATTGATCCAAATGGATTCTTTGACCAGAATGTTAAGCAAAACAGGAAAAGAAAAGATCAGGAAGGTGAAGACGATGATGAAAGTAACAATAACGACGATGGATCCAACCAGAAGAAGCCTCGGGTTGTTTGGACAGTCGAATTGCATCGTAAATTTGTTTCTGCTGTTAATCATATGGGTATTGATAGTAAGTTCATCTTCTACATCTTCATTTCTCcttttcttttcaaatcttAAGCAGAATTTCACCATTTTTATCTTCTGATTTACATTACAGAGGCAGTGCCCAAGAAGAGATTGGATCTGATGAATGTGGATAAGCTGACTAGAGAAAACGTTGCCAGCCATCTGCAGGTAAGATTCATT contains these protein-coding regions:
- the LOC124917265 gene encoding two-component response regulator ORR22-like yields the protein MILDQRFDDTTDQFPIGMRVLAVDDNPVCLRLLDSLLRMCQYHVTTTNEAITALNLLRDNKNQFDLVISDVHMPDMDGFKLLELVGLEMDLPVIMLSANGDTKLVMKGITHGACDYLLKPVRIEELKNIWQHVIRRKKNDPKDQLVNNNNNNNNDKNQLEVIDPNGFFDQNVKQNRKRKDQEGEDDDESNNNDDGSNQKKPRVVWTVELHRKFVSAVNHMGIDKAVPKKRLDLMNVDKLTRENVASHLQKYRLYLKRISCVASHQANMVAALGGVDSAFLRMGSFGEDFRMLILGLRLVEC